In Zingiber officinale cultivar Zhangliang chromosome 1A, Zo_v1.1, whole genome shotgun sequence, a genomic segment contains:
- the LOC122022418 gene encoding la-related protein 6B-like: protein MADGILVQTLGDTEDRALLSGFGGADDRSPTESGDSSLSRSLSSSRLNAQAAEFVPRSSQLPDSTPVPIRHGHAPVAHPVMHVFHQAPPSSNYFAPGSGSFEYYGAAQSGGFRDHEGGHTSADPERTPLDKDELPEEVIQKITKQVEYYFSDANLATTEHLMRFISKDPDGFVPISVVAAFKKIKSLVQNISQLAMALRTSSKLVVSDDGKRVRRQQPFTESDLEMLQSRIVVAENLPEDHCYQNLMKLFSSVGSVKTIRTCYPQTVNGTAAANNKLTRLEMLFGNRLHAFVEYETVEDAGKAVAELNDEKNWRNGLRVKLFPKFMTKHGPVRGRRGQEGDFNGEEDVSTSNQLNERLVDDAYHSSEVSHDLENDENFNEKDGSLRRGRGRGRGGRRGRGQHHNNNRGGGHLVGTPPSSHSIHFDREQIISNKQPPGPRMPDGTRGFTLGRGKPVTSATTV from the exons ATGGCCGACGGTATCCTGGTGCAAACCCTAGGGGACACCGAGGACCGCGCCCTCCTCTCCGGCTTCGGTGGCGCTGACGACCGATCTCCAACGGAGTCCGGTGATTCTTCCCTCTCACGATCCCTTTCTTCCAGCCGACTCAACGCCCAGGCAGCAGAGTTTGTCCCCCGCTCCTCGCAGCTCCCCGATTCTACCCCAGTGCCGATCCGTCATGGACATGCTCCTGTGGCTCACCCAGTGATGCACGTATTCCaccaggcgcctccaagctcaaaTTATTTTGCTCCCGGCTCGGGTTCGTTCGAGTACTATGGGGCTGCCCAGTCCGGCGGGTTTAGGGATCACGAGGGTGGACATACGAGTGCTGATCCTGAACGAACCCCTCTGGATAAGGACGAGCTTCCAGAAGAAGTTATCCAAAAGATCACGAAACAG GTTGAGTATTATTTCAGTGATGCAAACCTTGCTACAACTGAACATTTGATGAGGTTTATCAGTAAAGATCCTGATggatttg TGCCAATATCAGTTGTAGCAGCATTTAAGAAAATCAAATCCTTGGTTCAGAACATCTCACAGCTTGCTATGGCACTCCGAACATCATCAAAACTG GTTGTAAGTGATGATGGGAAGAGAGTTAGGCGTCAACAGCCTTTTACAGAATCGGACTTGGAGATGTTGCAG TCTCGCATTGTTGTGGCTGAAAACTTGCCTGAGGATCATTGTTACCAGAATCTTATGAAGCTATTCTCTTCTGTTGGCAG TGTGAAAACAATACGAACATGTTATCCACAAACTGTCAATGGAACAGCTGCTGCAAATAATAAACTGACAAGACTGGAAATGCTCTTTGGCAACAGA TTGCATGCATTTGTGGAGTATGAGACTGTTGAAGATGCTGGAAAAGCA GTTGCTGAACTCAATGATGAAAAGAACTGGAGAAATGGACTCAGAGTTAAACTGTTTCCCAAATTCATG ACGAAACATGGACCAGTCCGGGGAAGAAGAGGACAGGAAGGTGATTTTAATGGAGAGGAGGATGTCTCGACATCAAACCAATTAAATGAAAGGCTGGTTGATGATGCCTATCACTCATCTGAAGTGTCACATGATCTTGAG AATGATGAGAATTTCAATGAAAAAGATGGATCGCTAAGACGAGGGAGAGGCCGGGGCCGTGGAGGGAGACGAGGTAGAGGCCAACATCACAACAATAATCGTGGAGGAGGCCATCTGGTTGGCACTCCACCATCTAGCCATTCTATCCATTTTGATCGAGAACAGATTATTTCTAACAAACAACCTCCCGGTCCTCGGATGCCAGATGGTACCAGGGGTTTCACCTTAGGTCGAGGGAAACCAGTAACCTCTGCTACTACAGTCTAA
- the LOC122022408 gene encoding uncharacterized protein LOC122022408 — translation MSREASVGGSGEASSNSGAAIPSVASTTSGTSDSKRLAVNAPGNRSDPGWKHGIAVDENPKKVQCKYCQKVINGGIYRLKHHLAGTQKDVGACKAVSDDVRKEMWKIVSSLQENLIKRAKEIEGRSSDSSPLGQYEDEEVEGAKRQRREIAKNPADLFKKRGVSSQTTINGIFKKNLREEACQGIASFFYNNAIPFHVAKSDEFKKMLDLVARHGIGFKPPSYHEIRVKYLKQQVDCTKEVIEQHKAFWKKMGCTIMTDGWTDKRRRTILNFLVNSPMGTIFLKSIDASDISKTADKIFKLMDEIVEEVGEENVVQIVTDNAANYKAAGEMLMGKRKRLYWTPCAAHCIDLMLEDFEKKIPIHKETIARGKKITTYIYSRTALISLLHHFTKEKDLIRPATTRFATSYLTLGCLNDNKGALIRMFTSKEWKSSQFAKTKDGKVIENVVMDKDFWKSIITCLRSAYPLIKVLRLVDSDEKPAMGFIYEEMDRAKEKIQAAFNGIKKSYLPLWGIIDARWDNQLHRPLHAAGYYLNPQFHYSPNFKADFEVKRGIYDCLQRMVESMEEVKKIDAQLEDFKYRKKFFGSAVATCGIETKTPAQWWESYGYEHPELQKFAIRVLSLTCSSSGCERNWSAFEMVHTKRRNRLKAKTMNDVVFVMANSKLAKKKELRKVNDYSIDDLASDDDWIVDDSENLDLDASNEDLVPVEEGPSSGAPHDDLELPSYDDDEVEEGGDAMEDAGDEEHMEDDYEFMNL, via the exons ATGAGTAGAGAAGCTAGTGTTGGTGGGTCTGGTGAAGCAAGCTCCAATAGTGGTGCAGCCATTCCAAGCGTAGCTTCCACAACTAGTGGAACTTCAGATTCCAAAAGATTGGCAGTGAATGCTCCTGGAAATAGATCTGATCCAGGTTGGAAACATGGAATTGCAGTTGATGAAAATCCAAAGAAAGTGCAATGCAAATACTGTCAAAAGGTGATAAATGGAGGGATTTATAGACTCAAGCATCATTTGGCAGGAACACAAAAGGATGTTGGAGCATGCAAGGCTGTTAGTGATGATGTAAGGAAGGAAATGTGGAAAATTGTATCCTCAttgcaagaaaatttaataaagagGGCAAAGGAGATTGAAGGAAGATCAAGTGATTCAAGTCCTCTTGGCCAATATGAAGATGAGGAGGTGGAGGGTGCAAAAAGACAAAGGCGAGAAATTGCAAAGAATCCTGCTGATCTATTCAAGAAAAGGGGTGTGAGTAGTCAAACTACCATCAATGGCATTTTCAAGAAGAATTTGAGGGAGGAAGCTTGCCAAGGGATTGCCTCTTTTTTCTACAATAATGCTATACCTTTTCATGTGGCAAAAAGTGATGAATTCAAGAAGATGCTAGACTTGGTTGCAAGACATGGTATTGGCTTTAAGCCTCCATCCTACCATGAGATTAGAGTCAAGTATTTGAAACAACAAGTTGATTGCACCAAAGAAGTTATAGAGCAGCACAAAGCATTTTGGAAGAAAATGGGATGCACAATTATGACTGATGGGTGGACAGATAAGAGGAGGAGGACTATATTAAACTTCTTGGTTAATAGTCCTATGGGAACCATTTTTTTGAAGTCAATTGATGCATCTGATATATCTAAAACAGCTGACAAGATTTTCAAGTTGATGGATGAAATTGTTGAAGAAGTTGGTGAAGAGAATGTAGTGCAAATTGTCACAGACAATGCAGCAAACTACAAAGCAGCTGGGGAGATGTTGATGGGGAAGAGAAAGAGGCTATATTGGACGCCTTGTGCAGCTCATTGCATCGATTTAATGTTGgaggattttgaaaaaaagaTACCAATACATAAAGAGACAATTGCACGAGGTAAAAAGATCACAACTTACATCTATTCAAGGACTGCGCTTATTTCTCTATTGCATCATTTTACCAAAGAAAAGGATTTGATTAGACCAGCCACTACCCGTTTTGCCACATCTTACTTGACTTTGGGTTGCTTGAATGACAATAAGGGAGCATTGATTAGAATGTTTACATCCAAAGAATGGAAATCTAGTCAATTTGCAAAGACTAAAGATGGAAAGGTTATTGAAAATGTGGTAATGGATAAGGACTTCTGGAAAAGCATTATTACATGCTTGAGGAGTGCTTATCCTTTGATCAAAGTCCTTCGTTTGGTAGACTCAGATGAGAAGCCTGCCATGGGGTTCATTTATGAGGAAATGGACAGGGCCAAAGAAAAGATACAAGCTGCCTTTAATGGTATTAAGAAAAG TTACTTGCCTCTATGGGGAATTATAGATGCAAGATGGGATAATCAACTACATCGGCCTTTGCATGCTGCGGGCTATTACCTTAACCCTCAATTTCATTACAGTCCTAATTTTAAAGCTGACTTTGAAGTGAAAAGAGGAATATATGATTGTCTACAAAGGATGGTTGAAAGTATGGAAGAAGTAAAGAAGATTGATGCTCAACTGGAAGACTTCAAATATCGAAAGAAATTCTTTGGTAGTGCAGTAGCCACTTGTGGAATTGAAACCAAAACTCCAGCACAATGGTGGGAATCATATGGTTATGAACATCCTGAGTTGCAAAAGTTTGCTATTCGTGTTTTGAGCTTGACATGCAGCTCATCTGGCTGTGAGAGGAATTGGAGTGCATTTGAGATG GTCCACACTAAGAGAAGAAATCGTTTGAAGGCAAAAACGATGAATGATGTAGTCTTTGTGATGGCTAATtcaaaattagccaagaagaaggaatTGAGGAAAGTCAATGACTATAGCATTGATGACCTAGCTTCTGATGATGATTGGATTGTGGATGATAGTGAAAATTTAGATTTGGATGCTTCAAATGAAGATTTGGTTCCAGTTGAAGAAGGACCTAGTAGTGGAGCACCTCATGATGATTTGGAGCTGCCTAGttatgatgatgatgaagttgaagaagGTGGAGATGCCATGGAGGATGCTGGAGATGAAGAACACATGGAGGATGATTATGAATTCATGAATTTATGA
- the LOC122022429 gene encoding 2-alkenal reductase (NADP(+)-dependent)-like: protein MCIHIHDAQDHPPICIYITHNPESSKFSTKLKLNSRENQGAMATEVANKKVVLKRYIERGETPTESIMELVTAEAITLKVPEASPPAVLVKNLYLSCDPYGRFIMSRPEDGINITSAPPNSPVRGNGVAKVVDSTHPDFKAGDYLWGITFWEEYSLITPTEFNFKINHTDVPLSYYTGLLGMAGLTAYVGFHEISSPKKGELVFVSAASGAVGQLVGQFAKLMGCYVVGSAGSDEKVDLLKNKLGFDNAFNYKKESDLGAALKRYFPEGIDIYFDNVGGAMLDAVLCNMRLGGRVTVCGMISQYNLKGLEGVHNLFYIIGKCVRVQGFTVGQYLHLYRDFEEKVVNYVKEGKITYLEDVAEGLEAAPAAFVGLFEGKNIGKKLVVVAREE, encoded by the exons ATGTGTATCCATATTCATGACGCACAGGATCATCCCCCAATATGTATATATATCACACACAACCCCGAAAGCAGTAAATTCAGCaccaaattaaaattgaattcgAGAGAGAACCAAGGAGCAATGGCAACGGAGGTAGCGAACAAGAAGGTGGTGCTGAAGCGATACATAGAGAGGGGTGAGACGCCGACGGAGAGCATCATGGAGTTGGTCACGGCGGAAGCTATCACTCTGAAGGTCCCCGAAGCGTCTCCTCCGGCGGTGCTCGTCAAGAACCTCTACCTCTCCTGCGACCCATATGGGCGCTTTATCATGTCCAGGCCCGAAGACGGCATCAACATAACTAGCGCTCCTCCAAACTCG CCTGTACGTGGTAACGGGGTTGCTAAAGTTGTTGATTCTACACATCCGGATTTTAAAGCTGGAGACTACTTGTGGGGAATAACTTTTTGGGAAGAGTACAGTCTCATTACACCAACGGAGTTCAATTTCAAGATCAACCACACTGATGTTCCTCTTTCTTACTATACCGGTCTTCTCG GCATGGCGGGTCTTACAGCTTACGTAGGGTTTCATGAGATCAGCTCTCCAAAGAAAGGGGAACTCGTGTTCGTTTCAGCTGCATCAGGTGCTGTTGGGCAGCTCGTGGGGCAATTTGCCAAGCTCATGGGTTGCTACGTGGTAGGAAGTGCCGGCTCCGATGAAAAG GTCGATCTGCTGAAGAACAAGTTGGGCTTCGATAATGCATTCAACTACAAGAAAGAATCTGATCTGGGCGCTGCATTGAAAAG ATACTTTCCAGAGGGCATCGACATATACTTCGACAACGTAGGCGGAGCGATGTTGGATGCTGTTCTCTGCAACATGAGGCTTGGAGGCCGAGTCACCGTGTGCGGAATGATTTCTCAATACAACCTCAAAGGACTAGAAGGCGTGCACAACCTTTTCTATATCATCGGCAAGTGTGTGCGCGTGCAGGGCTTCACTGTGGGTCAATACCTTCACCTCTACCGCGACTTCGAGGAGAAGGTTGTCAATTACGTGAAAGAGGGGAAGATCACGTACTTGGAAGACGTAGCGGAGGGGCTCGAGGCAGCGCCTGCGGCATTCGTAGGCCTTTTTGAAGGTAAAAATATTGGCAAAAAGTTGGTGGTCGTTGCTCGCGAGGAGTGA
- the LOC121997191 gene encoding formin-like protein 1: MAPSSFLFFFLLTVTSTATHNRRALHQPFFPKYSSSSYSSSSSHTTFGAFFPLEPSPPNPPPASSTAAFPTFPVNVSSTTDASSTSPSRRSPSNLLPAVATPLLAVAFLVLSFVLFFHLRHRQGGVADNDVGSDSIRFFPPPAASSGEQEISAAAPSSAASLGGSELLSVGVAGSSHRDTSESCASGGFTTYWKLRSPELRPLPPLPRQVLLSGEACRSSTSDEEICSVNTSPPPPPKHTSLLRPPTPSPPKRRPPAHSPPSSPFEAESDEKAGNLQYSPRKNLRSPRKIGDFARRALVGGQNPPPPAPVPAAGSDEGQNVKIPTFRLPLLAPPRDSVLKKTVISRENPNAAEVHEEDLGPKLKRLHSDKSQAIPEH; encoded by the coding sequence ATGGCTCCCTCctccttcttgttcttcttcttgctgaCTGTTACATCTACTGCTACTCACAACAGGAGGGCTCTTCATCAGCCTTTCTTCCCCAAATACTCCTCATCCTCTTATTCCTCTTCATCTTCCCACACAACCTTCGGCGCCTTCTTCCCTCTTGAACCCTCCCCGCCGAATCCGCCTCCTGCGTCCTCCACCGCTGCCTTTCCTACCTTTCCTGTTAATGTCTCCTCCACGACCGACGCCTCTTCCACCTCCCCCTCCCGCCGCTCTCCGTCCAACCTCCTCCCTGCCGTCGCGACCCCGCTCCTTGCCGTCGCCTTCCTTGTCCTCTCCTTCGTGCTCTTCTTCCACTTACGCCATCGTCAAGGAGGAGTTGCCGACAACGACGTCGGGTCCGATAGCATCCGCTTCTTCCCTCCCCCTGCAGCTTCTTCCGGCGAGCAGGAGATCTCCGCCGCCGCGCCTTCGTCCGCTGCCTCTCTCGGTGGATCGGAGTTACTGTCTGTGGGTGTTGCCGGCAGCTCGCATAGAGACACGAGCGAGAGCTGTGCTTCCGGAGGCTTCACGACGTACTGGAAGCTCCGGTCGCCGGAGCTCCGTCCGCTCCCGCCACTGCCCCGTCAGGTACTACTAAGCGGTGAAGCCTGCCGTTCGTCGACGTCGGATGAGGAGATATGCTCGGTCAACACTTCCCCACCGCCGCCACCAAAGCATACCTCGCTCCTGCGGCCACCCACACCATCACCTCCGAAGCGAAGACCACCAGCCCATTCGCCACCATCTTCGCCGTTTGAGGCCGAGAGTGACGAGAAGGCAGGAAACTTGCAGTACTCCCCCAGGAAAAACTTGCGCTCGCCAAGAAAAATAGGGGACTTTGCCAGACGCGCACTCGTCGGTGGACAAAATCCGCCACCGCCGGCTCCGGTACCTGCAGCTGGTTCTGACGAGGGACAAAACGTCAAGATTCCAACTTTCCGGCTGCCGCTTCTCGCGCCTCCACGAGACTCTGTGTTGAAGAAGACGGTGATTTCACGAGAGAATCCGAATGCAGCGGAGGTGCACGAGGAGGATCTTGGACCAAAGTTGAAGAGGTTGCACTCAGATAAATCTCAAGCGATCCCTGAGCATTGA
- the LOC121997204 gene encoding uncharacterized protein LOC121997204, with translation MEAVILWKNARKSPAVDSRSDSANADRSKLRKCTSLKVASSFTRVCLCSPISSYNEVFRADVPTRRSFSYPSSKAFAPPSHRVIGTRNSLETRRVFRGKSLTDDTLMRRFVVEEEAMMQLKRRNQMEFVRQRNAMKRKKLGPSPLCRMAMAAEEPSPRSAYN, from the coding sequence ATGGAGGCTGTGATTCTTTGGAAGAATGCGAGGAAGTCTCCGGCAGTGGATTCAAGATCAGATTCAGCAAACGCCGACAGGTCGAAGTTGAGGAAATGCACCTCTTTGAAGGTTGCGTCTTCCTTCACCCGAGTGTGTCTCTGCTCCCCGATCTCCTCCTACAATGAGGTGTTTCGGGCCGACGTCCCCACGAGGAGGAGCTTCAGCTACCCGAGCTCGAAAGCTTTTGCGCCCCCGTCGCATCGGGTCATCGGCACAAGGAATTCACTGGAAACGAGGAGAGTGTTCAGGGGGAAGTCGCTGACGGACGATACATTGATGAGGAGGTTTGTGGTGGAGGAGGAAGCGATGATGCAGCTGAAGAGGAGGAACCAGATGGAGTTTGTGAGGCAGAGGAATgcgatgaagaggaagaagctcgGGCCTAGTCCTCTCTGCAGGATGGCAATGGCTGCAGAAGAGCCCAGCCCAAGATCTGCATACAATTAG